Proteins encoded in a region of the bacterium genome:
- a CDS encoding HlyC/CorC family transporter, giving the protein MELVLLIILLALSAAFSGTETAFFSLGPADLARLGRQGGGAGRKVAELLRRSHDLLSALLIGNLLVNIASSVVATSLALAWFGANGVVIAVPVVTVALLLFGEITPKMLALRFRERAAVLGQPPLTIWLLVTGPLVRVIGALTSGLVRALPLDQTGSVPLSMAELQTACDMAVAEGTLTETEGRSLARLLLLEDLEVAAIMTPRTQVVVLRQDMSLRQILATARRAGFNRYLVTGPDDDRPRGLFHLKDLLAHDPVPEQPLLGPLREPLYVPESKDVAALLDEMRAGGTHLAAVVDEHGDYTGIVTMADCLQALLGPVADTAGRGEEVVPLGGGRWVIGGRTDLRELEEACDLRLPPSRDYVTVAGYMMTTLGRVLAPGDRVTLPEARLTVLEMTGHRVDRVKVTLLAAERAGEGGGES; this is encoded by the coding sequence ATGGAACTCGTCCTGCTGATCATCCTGCTCGCCCTCTCGGCCGCCTTCTCAGGCACCGAGACGGCGTTCTTTTCCCTCGGGCCGGCCGATCTGGCCCGCCTCGGGCGGCAGGGAGGCGGCGCCGGCCGCAAGGTGGCCGAGCTGCTCCGCCGGTCCCACGATCTGCTTTCGGCCCTGCTGATCGGCAACCTGCTGGTGAACATCGCCTCGAGCGTCGTGGCGACGAGCCTGGCCCTGGCGTGGTTCGGCGCCAACGGAGTCGTCATCGCGGTGCCCGTCGTCACGGTGGCCCTGCTCCTCTTCGGCGAGATCACCCCGAAGATGCTGGCCCTGCGCTTCCGTGAACGCGCCGCCGTGCTCGGGCAGCCGCCGCTGACGATCTGGCTCCTGGTCACCGGCCCCCTGGTGCGCGTCATCGGCGCCTTGACCTCGGGCCTCGTCCGCGCCCTGCCCCTGGACCAGACCGGGTCGGTGCCCCTGTCCATGGCCGAGCTGCAGACGGCCTGCGACATGGCCGTCGCCGAAGGCACCCTGACCGAGACCGAGGGCCGCAGTCTCGCGCGCCTGCTGCTGCTCGAGGACCTCGAGGTGGCGGCGATCATGACGCCCCGCACGCAGGTGGTCGTCCTGCGGCAGGACATGTCCCTGCGCCAGATCCTGGCCACCGCCCGGCGCGCCGGCTTCAACCGCTACCTGGTCACGGGCCCGGACGACGACCGCCCGCGCGGTCTGTTCCACCTCAAGGACCTGCTGGCCCATGACCCGGTGCCGGAGCAGCCGCTGCTCGGGCCCCTGCGCGAGCCGCTGTACGTGCCGGAGAGCAAGGACGTCGCCGCGCTCCTGGACGAGATGCGCGCGGGGGGCACCCACCTGGCCGCCGTCGTCGATGAGCACGGCGACTACACGGGCATCGTGACCATGGCCGACTGCCTGCAGGCGCTGCTCGGTCCGGTGGCCGACACCGCCGGCCGCGGCGAGGAGGTCGTGCCCCTCGGAGGCGGGCGCTGGGTCATCGGCGGCCGCACCGATCTGCGCGAACTCGAGGAGGCCTGCGACCTGCGCCTGCCCCCGAGCCGCGATTACGTCACGGTGGCCGGCTACATGATGACGACCCTCGGGCGGGTGCTCGCGCCGGGCGACCGGGTCACGCTCCCGGAGGCGCGCCTGACGGTGCTCGAGATGACCGGGCACCGGGTCGACCGCGTGAAAGTTACGCTGCTCGCCGCCGAGCGGGCCGGCGAAGGGGGCGGCGAGTCGTGA
- a CDS encoding glycosyltransferase family 9 protein: MREILVIRFGALGDLCVLGWALARLADRSGPGRDRVTLVTKAGFAPLMARMRGVDEVLVLPEDESGGLRELADRIGSRRWDLVIDAHNILRSHLLLGLLGRRPDARLAKDTAARLAFMTFGRPSPRLDLRMLDRFDEALDAVVPVGTVGDPTRPPCEPDTPTPRDAGLLGLAPGARWDTKRWPEAGFAEVLAAHRREGGRVRIFLGPREETWYEGSTLARAAGGDTGVEIVRDADLPGVAAGLAGVGALVTNDSGLLHVAEAVGTPVVALFGPTVREFGYFPLLPTSRVLQSDLACRPCSRNGKRACHRGDLACLVGIAPGAVSAAAAAVLRGEVPA, from the coding sequence ATGCGCGAGATCCTCGTCATTCGCTTCGGCGCCCTGGGCGACCTGTGCGTGCTCGGCTGGGCCCTGGCCCGCCTGGCCGACCGCTCGGGCCCCGGCCGCGACCGCGTCACGCTCGTGACGAAGGCCGGCTTCGCGCCGCTCATGGCGCGCATGCGGGGCGTGGACGAGGTGCTGGTCCTGCCGGAAGACGAATCCGGCGGACTGCGCGAACTCGCCGACCGGATCGGGTCCCGCCGCTGGGATCTCGTGATCGACGCCCACAACATCCTGCGGTCGCACCTGCTGCTCGGCCTGCTGGGCCGACGGCCCGACGCGCGCCTGGCGAAGGACACCGCAGCCCGCCTGGCCTTCATGACCTTCGGCCGGCCCTCGCCCCGCCTCGACCTGCGCATGCTCGACCGCTTCGATGAGGCCCTGGATGCGGTGGTGCCGGTCGGGACGGTCGGCGACCCGACCCGGCCGCCGTGCGAGCCGGACACCCCCACCCCGCGGGATGCCGGGCTGCTGGGGCTTGCCCCGGGCGCTCGCTGGGACACCAAGCGCTGGCCCGAGGCCGGCTTTGCCGAGGTCCTGGCGGCCCACCGTCGAGAGGGCGGCCGCGTGCGCATATTCCTCGGCCCGCGCGAGGAGACCTGGTACGAGGGCAGCACGCTGGCCCGGGCCGCCGGCGGCGACACCGGCGTGGAAATCGTGCGCGACGCCGACCTGCCCGGCGTCGCGGCGGGTCTCGCCGGCGTGGGCGCCCTGGTGACCAACGACAGCGGCCTGCTGCACGTCGCCGAGGCGGTGGGCACCCCGGTCGTGGCGTTGTTCGGCCCCACGGTCAGGGAGTTCGGCTACTTCCCGCTGCTGCCGACGAGCCGGGTCCTGCAGAGCGACCTGGCGTGCCGCCCCTGTTCCCGCAACGGCAAACGGGCCTGCCACCGGGGCGATCTGGCCTGCCTGGTCGGCATCGCGCCCGGGGCCGTGTCCGCGGCGGCGGCGGCGGTGCTGCGGGGGGAGGTGCCGGCATGA
- a CDS encoding radical SAM protein, translated as MRPDQANATTLDSSLPLAREGARWRMPYLERPRYIQMETVTKCNAKCPFCPQNEIVRDPARMPEATWKKIVDDTRGWGITYRPFLTNEPFVDKRQPEIVRYIKENDPTARVEFNTNGELMTEKLAIELLEAGVDIMRFSIDGFSPETYEPSRVGIRYGTVLERTVRFLELWDEGGYRDKVFTELRMIEVPENRHEIAAYRDFWGPKCTEVLVTQMYQWPWTGQKPEDVVLKPCLKVLDEMFFYTDGNATICCWDVHEKAVIGNVNESSVTEIWEGYAAQCLRGILDDGRRDLIHLCSRCNAYEGYDFSRFEVDGGAQR; from the coding sequence TTGAGACCCGACCAGGCCAACGCCACCACCCTCGACTCGTCGCTGCCCCTGGCCCGCGAGGGCGCGCGCTGGCGCATGCCCTACCTCGAGCGGCCGCGCTACATCCAGATGGAGACGGTCACCAAGTGCAATGCCAAGTGCCCGTTCTGCCCCCAGAACGAGATCGTGCGTGATCCGGCCCGCATGCCCGAGGCGACCTGGAAGAAGATCGTCGACGACACGCGGGGCTGGGGCATCACCTACCGGCCCTTCCTGACCAACGAGCCCTTCGTCGACAAGCGGCAGCCCGAGATCGTGCGCTACATCAAGGAGAACGACCCCACGGCCCGGGTCGAGTTCAACACCAACGGCGAACTGATGACCGAGAAGCTGGCGATCGAACTGCTCGAGGCCGGCGTGGACATCATGCGCTTCAGCATCGACGGCTTCAGCCCCGAGACCTACGAGCCCTCACGGGTGGGGATCAGGTACGGGACGGTGCTCGAGCGCACGGTGCGCTTCCTCGAACTGTGGGACGAGGGCGGCTACCGGGACAAGGTCTTCACGGAACTGCGCATGATCGAGGTGCCGGAGAACCGCCACGAGATTGCGGCCTACCGCGACTTCTGGGGGCCGAAGTGCACCGAGGTGCTCGTCACCCAGATGTACCAGTGGCCCTGGACCGGGCAGAAGCCCGAGGACGTGGTGCTCAAGCCCTGCCTGAAGGTGCTGGACGAGATGTTCTTCTACACCGACGGCAACGCGACCATCTGCTGCTGGGACGTGCACGAGAAGGCCGTCATCGGCAACGTGAACGAATCCTCGGTGACGGAGATCTGGGAGGGCTATGCGGCCCAGTGCCTGCGGGGCATCCTGGACGACGGGCGGCGCGACCTGATCCATCTCTGCAGTCGCTGCAACGCCTACGAAGGCTACGACTTCTCGCGGTTCGAGGTCGACGGCGGCGCTCAGCGGTAG
- the queC gene encoding 7-cyano-7-deazaguanine synthase QueC: MAAARPLVIALVSGGLDSAVCLAEAVRDHEVAALHINYGQRTEARELQAFHALADHYGLARRLVADISYLREIGGSSLVDAALPVETGLPDGSGGIPSTYVPFRNAHILCVGASWAEVIGAGALYIGAVEEDSSGYPDCRREFYDAFTAAIDAGTKPATRIAIRTPLIALDKGAIVRRGLELGAPLHLTWSCYTESDRACGACESCRLRLRGFAAAGVADPIPYR, from the coding sequence ATGGCGGCCGCGCGTCCCCTGGTGATCGCCCTGGTCAGCGGCGGCCTCGACTCGGCCGTCTGCCTCGCCGAGGCCGTGCGCGACCACGAAGTCGCCGCGCTGCACATCAACTACGGCCAGCGCACCGAGGCGCGCGAGTTGCAGGCGTTCCATGCCCTGGCCGACCACTACGGCCTCGCGCGGCGGCTCGTGGCCGACATCTCCTACCTGCGCGAGATCGGCGGCTCGTCCCTGGTCGACGCGGCGCTTCCCGTGGAGACCGGACTGCCCGACGGCAGCGGGGGCATCCCCTCGACCTACGTGCCCTTCCGCAACGCGCACATCCTGTGCGTCGGCGCGAGTTGGGCCGAGGTCATCGGTGCCGGGGCGCTCTACATCGGGGCGGTGGAAGAGGACAGCAGCGGCTACCCGGACTGCCGACGGGAATTCTACGACGCCTTCACCGCCGCCATCGACGCGGGCACGAAGCCCGCCACCCGCATCGCCATCCGCACCCCGCTGATCGCCCTGGACAAGGGGGCCATCGTCAGGCGGGGCCTCGAACTCGGGGCCCCGCTGCACCTGACGTGGTCGTGTTACACGGAGTCCGACCGCGCGTGCGGTGCGTGCGAGAGCTGTCGCCTGCGCTTGCGCGGGTTCGCCGCGGCCGGCGTCGCCGACCCGATTCCCTACCGCTGA
- a CDS encoding radical SAM protein → MLLINEIYPAICGESRFSGRPCTLVRLTGCHVRCAWCDSAHSFSGGESLTVGDVAAAVRDHGFRTVLVTGGEPLLQRDLVPLCEVLLDDGRTVLLETSGTLGPPNMLALAEVPAGVHRIVDLKAPASAIPADRIDWDGLKGLGAADDVKIVCADRADYEWGRDIVRAGERIPPAARVCFSPAHGALAARELAGWILADGLDADFQIQLHKAVWPDVARGV, encoded by the coding sequence ATGCTCCTGATCAATGAAATATATCCGGCCATCTGCGGCGAGTCACGCTTCAGTGGCCGCCCCTGCACGCTGGTGCGCCTGACGGGCTGCCACGTGCGCTGCGCCTGGTGCGACTCGGCCCACAGCTTCAGCGGCGGGGAGTCGCTCACCGTGGGCGACGTCGCGGCGGCGGTCCGCGACCACGGCTTTCGCACCGTGCTGGTGACCGGCGGCGAGCCCCTCCTGCAGCGCGATCTCGTGCCGCTCTGCGAGGTCCTGCTCGACGACGGCCGCACCGTGCTGCTCGAGACCAGCGGCACCCTGGGCCCGCCCAACATGCTCGCCCTCGCCGAAGTTCCCGCCGGCGTGCACCGCATCGTCGACCTCAAGGCGCCGGCCAGCGCGATCCCGGCCGATCGCATCGACTGGGACGGGCTCAAGGGCCTCGGCGCGGCCGACGACGTGAAGATCGTCTGCGCCGACCGCGCCGACTACGAGTGGGGGCGCGACATCGTCCGGGCCGGCGAACGCATCCCGCCGGCAGCCCGCGTCTGCTTCTCGCCGGCCCACGGTGCCCTGGCGGCGCGCGAACTGGCGGGCTGGATCCTGGCCGACGGCCTCGACGCCGACTTCCAGATCCAGCTCCACAAGGCCGTCTGGCCCGACGTCGCGAGGGGCGTGTGA
- a CDS encoding glycoside hydrolase family 3 protein, translated as MSAADLARRLVVGLGGPVPSAEERAWLALHRPAGVILFSRNCIEYSQLSKLCQDLHELCPGLEIMADHEGGPVSQLAAAVGRPPAAWTLGVLDDAALTADVHAETARRLAAVGVDRVLAPVADVLVAPRNPVIGSRAFGDDPGRVARQVVAAVTGLVDGGVRVCLKHWPGHGGSEADTHETTAAAGAGALAAPFEAGLNAGADAVMVGHVGVGETGLPATLDGGHLAEARARLGAGGARPLLFADDVTMGALRPALAAQGVVVPGAPRGLLEPTVLPLTWFEALADAGCDRFLVRGLPLAAWPVAGETAPPATRRVAPSGRSAALPEAPAWARVRERAWRTSGAGFGDRGADLLWWDATVGDRWQVAGGDRGTTRELLGDLLTARFRRVRMWGDATAPAGAATRLLVCSHRPLDPSGRPDPGLAREGVALALGHPSLPASLRSYLPAGWRVGHLADIAPEDLFRDP; from the coding sequence GTGAGCGCGGCCGATCTCGCACGGCGCCTCGTCGTGGGTCTCGGCGGGCCGGTGCCGAGCGCGGAGGAGCGCGCCTGGCTGGCCTTGCACAGGCCGGCTGGGGTGATCCTGTTCTCCCGTAATTGTATTGAATATAGTCAGTTGTCGAAATTGTGTCAGGATCTGCATGAGCTCTGTCCCGGGCTGGAGATCATGGCGGACCACGAAGGGGGACCGGTGTCGCAGTTGGCCGCGGCGGTGGGGCGGCCGCCTGCGGCCTGGACCCTGGGTGTCCTCGACGACGCCGCCCTGACGGCCGACGTGCACGCCGAAACCGCCCGTCGCCTGGCGGCGGTGGGCGTCGACCGCGTGCTCGCGCCCGTGGCCGACGTCCTGGTCGCGCCCCGGAATCCGGTCATCGGCAGCCGCGCCTTCGGCGACGATCCCGGCCGGGTGGCGCGGCAGGTGGTCGCGGCCGTGACCGGCCTCGTGGACGGCGGGGTCCGGGTCTGCCTCAAGCACTGGCCCGGCCACGGGGGCAGCGAAGCAGACACCCACGAAACGACGGCGGCGGCGGGGGCGGGCGCTCTCGCCGCACCGTTCGAAGCCGGCCTGAACGCCGGGGCCGACGCGGTGATGGTGGGTCACGTGGGCGTGGGCGAGACCGGCCTGCCGGCGACCCTCGACGGGGGGCATCTCGCCGAGGCCCGGGCGCGGCTCGGCGCCGGCGGCGCCCGGCCGCTGCTGTTCGCCGACGACGTGACCATGGGGGCTTTGCGTCCGGCGCTGGCCGCGCAGGGCGTCGTGGTCCCGGGCGCGCCCCGCGGCCTGCTGGAACCGACCGTGCTGCCCCTGACCTGGTTCGAAGCCCTGGCGGATGCCGGATGCGACCGGTTCCTGGTCCGGGGTCTGCCCCTCGCCGCCTGGCCCGTGGCCGGGGAAACGGCACCGCCCGCGACGCGGCGAGTGGCGCCGTCCGGCCGCTCGGCAGCACTGCCGGAAGCTCCTGCCTGGGCCCGGGTCCGCGAGCGGGCCTGGCGGACATCGGGCGCCGGGTTCGGAGATCGGGGTGCCGACCTGCTGTGGTGGGACGCCACGGTCGGCGACCGCTGGCAGGTGGCCGGGGGTGATCGCGGCACGACGCGGGAACTCCTGGGCGACCTGCTGACCGCCCGGTTCCGCAGGGTCCGGATGTGGGGGGACGCGACCGCGCCCGCCGGCGCCGCGACCCGTCTGCTGGTGTGCTCGCACCGGCCCCTCGACCCGTCCGGAAGGCCGGATCCGGGACTCGCCAGGGAAGGCGTGGCGCTGGCTCTCGGACACCCGTCCCTGCCGGCCTCGCTGCGGTCGTATCTGCCTGCGGGATGGCGGGTTGGACACCTCGCGGACATCGCTCCCGAGGACCTGTTCCGGGACCCCTGA